In one Bosea sp. RAC05 genomic region, the following are encoded:
- a CDS encoding ribonuclease HII, translated as MTAHFHRETQAIASGLWPLAGVDEVGRGPLAGPVVAAAVILDPQAVPDGLDDSKNLSAARREELFALIAESALAIGVASVTATEIDTINIRQATLLAMRRAVAALAVPPAFVLVDGNDPPRLGCRCESVIGGDAQIASIAAASIVAKVTRDAMMARLCARYPAYGFSAHAGYGTPRHRAALQAHGPCPEHRYSFAPVKGVWRR; from the coding sequence ATGACCGCCCATTTCCACCGCGAGACGCAGGCCATCGCCAGCGGGCTCTGGCCGCTCGCCGGGGTCGACGAGGTTGGGCGCGGGCCGCTGGCCGGGCCCGTGGTGGCAGCGGCGGTGATTCTCGATCCGCAGGCGGTGCCGGACGGGCTCGACGATTCGAAGAACCTGAGCGCGGCGCGGCGCGAGGAGCTGTTCGCGCTGATCGCGGAATCGGCGCTCGCCATCGGCGTCGCCAGCGTCACCGCCACCGAGATCGACACCATCAACATCCGCCAGGCGACCCTGCTGGCGATGCGGCGTGCGGTGGCGGCGCTGGCGGTGCCCCCTGCCTTCGTGCTCGTCGACGGCAACGACCCGCCCAGGCTCGGCTGCCGCTGCGAATCCGTCATCGGCGGCGATGCCCAGATCGCCTCGATCGCAGCCGCCTCGATCGTCGCCAAGGTCACCCGGGACGCGATGATGGCGCGGCTCTGCGCGCGCTATCCGGCCTATGGTTTCTCCGCTCATGCCGGCTACGGCACGCCGCGGCACCGCGCCGCCCTGCAGGCCCACGGCCCATGCCCCGAACACCGCTATTCCTTCGCGCCGGTGAAGGGCGTCTGGCGGCGGTGA
- a CDS encoding site-specific DNA-methyltransferase produces the protein MGILRTGTTSAAVRIQVSRTGRPALQSPIKAPRIKPAGLPIELPLDQILLGDCVAALEALPPASIDLVFADPPYNLQLGGDLRRPDDSLVDAVDDDWDKFSSFAEYDAFTRAWLAECRRVLKPDGALWVIGSYHNIFRVGSILQDLGFWVLNDIVWRKANPMPNFRGRRFTNAHETLIWAARGEASKYTFHYEALKGGNDDLQMRSDWYLPLCTGEERLKDGAGAKVHPTQKPEALLARVMLSASNPGDVILDPFFGTGTTGAVAKALGRRFIGIERESTYAEAARKRIAAITPLPPEAFATAPSKRSEPRVPFLALVEAGLVKAGETVTDEKRRHKAVIRADGTLLLDPAVGSIHKIGALAQGLPSCNGWTFWHVERDGALMLLDTLRGEIRAQMAAA, from the coding sequence ATGGGTATTTTGCGTACCGGGACCACCAGCGCCGCCGTCCGGATTCAGGTTTCGCGTACCGGACGGCCCGCGCTGCAGTCACCGATCAAGGCACCCCGGATCAAGCCGGCCGGCCTGCCGATCGAACTGCCGCTCGACCAGATTCTGCTCGGTGACTGCGTGGCTGCGCTCGAGGCGTTGCCGCCGGCCAGCATCGATCTCGTCTTCGCCGACCCGCCCTATAATCTCCAGCTCGGCGGCGATCTGCGCCGGCCTGACGACAGCCTCGTCGACGCCGTCGACGACGACTGGGACAAGTTCTCCTCCTTCGCCGAATACGATGCCTTCACCCGCGCCTGGCTGGCCGAATGCCGCCGCGTGCTGAAGCCCGATGGCGCGCTCTGGGTCATCGGCAGCTATCACAACATCTTCCGCGTCGGTTCGATCCTGCAGGATCTCGGCTTCTGGGTGCTGAACGACATCGTCTGGCGCAAGGCCAATCCGATGCCGAATTTCCGCGGCCGGCGCTTCACCAACGCGCATGAGACGCTGATCTGGGCGGCGCGCGGCGAGGCCTCCAAATACACCTTCCATTACGAGGCGCTGAAGGGCGGCAATGACGACCTCCAGATGCGTTCGGACTGGTATCTCCCGCTCTGTACCGGCGAGGAACGGCTGAAGGACGGCGCGGGCGCCAAGGTCCACCCGACGCAGAAGCCCGAGGCCCTGCTCGCCCGCGTCATGCTCTCGGCCAGCAATCCGGGCGACGTGATCCTCGATCCCTTCTTCGGCACCGGCACCACCGGCGCCGTCGCCAAGGCGCTCGGCCGCCGCTTCATCGGCATCGAGCGCGAGAGCACCTATGCCGAGGCCGCCCGGAAGCGCATCGCCGCGATCACGCCGCTGCCGCCGGAAGCCTTCGCCACCGCGCCCTCCAAGCGCAGCGAGCCGCGCGTGCCCTTCCTCGCGCTCGTCGAGGCCGGGCTGGTCAAGGCCGGCGAGACCGTCACCGACGAGAAGCGCCGCCACAAGGCCGTCATCCGCGCCGACGGCACGCTGCTGCTCGACCCGGCGGTCGGCTCGATCCACAAGATCGGTGCGCTGGCGCAGGGGCTGCCGAGCTGCAATGGCTGGACCTTCTGGCATGTCGAGCGCGACGGCGCCCTGATGCTGCTCGACACCCTGCGCGGCGAGATCCGCGCGCAGATGGCGGCGGCGTGA
- a CDS encoding helix-turn-helix domain-containing protein, giving the protein MKQQHFDGLMRALSEARSFAQGQAVEGLAVHVPAQIDVAAIRASTNLTQIAFARRIGVSPGTLRNWEQKRRTPDGPARVLLAMIARNPRVVEETLAAE; this is encoded by the coding sequence ATGAAGCAACAGCATTTCGACGGGCTGATGCGCGCGCTGTCCGAAGCGCGCAGCTTTGCCCAGGGGCAGGCGGTCGAAGGGCTCGCGGTCCACGTGCCTGCTCAGATCGACGTCGCAGCCATCAGGGCCAGCACGAATCTGACCCAGATTGCCTTTGCACGACGGATCGGCGTTTCACCCGGCACGCTCAGGAACTGGGAGCAGAAGCGACGCACGCCCGATGGGCCCGCTCGCGTTCTTCTGGCGATGATCGCGCGCAATCCGCGCGTGGTCGAGGAAACCCTCGCGGCGGAGTGA
- a CDS encoding type II toxin-antitoxin system RelE/ParE family toxin codes for MVAPVSVVETPAYLSRAERLMSAEERAAVVDAVASAPEGGVLIQGTGGLRKMRIPLAGRGKRDGGRVIYWFHSAGFPAVLLWVFAKNEASDLTAAQREALASASRDLLSDFRKKP; via the coding sequence ATGGTCGCACCTGTTTCCGTCGTCGAGACGCCTGCCTATCTGTCGCGTGCAGAGCGCTTGATGTCGGCCGAGGAGCGAGCGGCGGTGGTCGATGCGGTCGCCTCCGCACCTGAGGGCGGCGTCCTGATCCAAGGGACCGGCGGCCTGAGGAAGATGCGGATTCCGTTGGCGGGGCGCGGCAAGCGGGATGGCGGCCGGGTGATCTACTGGTTCCACTCCGCCGGCTTTCCTGCCGTGCTGCTGTGGGTCTTCGCCAAGAACGAGGCCAGCGATCTGACAGCCGCCCAACGGGAGGCTTTGGCGAGCGCGTCGCGCGATCTGTTGTCAGACTTTAGGAAGAAGCCATGA